From the Erythrolamprus reginae isolate rEryReg1 chromosome Z, rEryReg1.hap1, whole genome shotgun sequence genome, one window contains:
- the TRAPPC1 gene encoding trafficking protein particle complex subunit 1, with amino-acid sequence MTVHNLYLFDRNGTCLHYSEWNRKKQAGISKEEEFKLMYGMLFSIRSFVSKMSPVDMKDGFLSFQTSKYKLHYYETPSGLKVVMNTDLGVGNIQDILHQIYSYIYVEYVVKNPLCNLNENIQSELFQNKLDSFVRALPFFSARAG; translated from the exons aTGACGGTGCACAACCTCTACCTCTTCGACCGCAATGGCACCTGCCTTCATTACAGCGAGTGGAACCGCAAGAAGCAGGCCGGCATTTCCAAGGAGGAG GAATTCAAGCTGATGTACGGGATGCTGTTCTCCATCCGCTCCTTCGTTAGCAAAATGAGCCCTGTGGATAT GAAGGACGGCTTCCTCTCCTTCCAGACTAGCAAGTACAAGCTGCACTATTACGAGACGCCCAGCGGACTCAAGGTGGTCATGAACACCGACCTGGGAGTGGGCAACATCCAGGACATCCTCCACCAGATCTACAGCTAT ATTTACGTGGAGTACGTGGTCAAAAACCCACTCTGCAACTTAAACGAGAACATCCAGAGCGAGCTTTTTCAGAACAAGCTGGACAGCTTCGTCCGGGCTTTGCCTTTCTTCTCGGCTCGTGCAGGCTAG